The Humulus lupulus chromosome 3, drHumLupu1.1, whole genome shotgun sequence genome window below encodes:
- the LOC133823754 gene encoding uncharacterized protein LOC133823754 has product MSKPPNPTRSSPFSLPQLTVDGPPTACLFAFLPSAPAHLQDLLICHNHLPFFGKFTTNSERVRVAIILRPKNAEDLLQDSDFVDYVELQPELKRLKLRKNNWSSESYRFDEVFTNTASQRRVYEAVTKPVVESVLNGYNGTVMAYGQIGTGKTYTLSRLGKDDTSERGIMAELWRTYFLVHLLVLIVWKFHTCRQKGSSGSMQEIVKRRLFGMAREKTIFHEFFGKKQWLEQSQLMSMEHVRGLLHGKIGSVNHAKVSVTQF; this is encoded by the exons ATGTCGAAACCCCCAAATCCCACAAGATCTTCTCCATTTTCCCTCCCTCAGCTCACTGTTg ATGGCCCTCCGACTGCCTGTCTCTTCGCCTTCCTCCCTTCTGCTCCGGCTCATCTACAG GATCTCCTCATCTGTCATAATCACTTGCCTTTTTTTGGTAAATTTACTACAAATTCTGAAAGAGTGAGAGTTGCTATCATACTTAGGCCAAAAAATGCTGAGGATCTACTTCAAGATTCTGATTTTGTTGATTACGTTGAGTTGCAGCCAGAG CTGAAGAGACTGAAGTTGAGAAAAAACAACTGGAGCTCGGAATCTTATAGATTTGATGAAGTTTTTACAAACACTGCCTCCCAAAGGCGAGTTTACGAAGCGGTTACCAAGCCTGTAGTTGAG AGTGTCTTGAATGGATATAATGGAACAGTTATGGCTTACGGTCAAATAGGTACTGGTAAAACTTACACACTCAGCAGGCTGGGTAAAGATGATACGTCTGAGCGTGGTATAATGGCAGAGCTCTGGAGGACATACTTTCTTGTACATCTCCTGGTTTTGATAGTGTGGAAATTTCATACTTGCAG GCAGAAGGGATCTTCAGGATCAATGCAGGAAATAGTCAAGAGGAGATTGTTCGGGATGGCTAGGGAGAAGACTATTTTCCATGAATTTTTTGGAAAAAAACAATGGTTG GAGCAGTCTCAGTTGATGTCAATGGAACATGTGAGAGGG TTATTGCATGGGAAGATTGGGTCTGTGAATCATGCCAAAGTGTCAGTGACTCAGTTTTGA